A single genomic interval of Cellvibrio sp. PSBB023 harbors:
- a CDS encoding phospholipid carrier-dependent glycosyltransferase, which translates to MKLFLKTYARFIYPAVILIISLGIYFPFYGSPQAMFWDENYHVASAQKHIDGVMYMEPHPPLGKMLMAVGEVMFGGNGEIDKQKLLETDYLTGDNAPPAMTYKGFRWPSVIMMAFGVLFFYGIINAITQRAWLAAAFTSLVIFDNALVIHSRAAMLEGIQLFFILGALYYFVRVATDFIHHHKAILLKHYALLGVWIGLAIAVKVNAFILLLLFVMLFGVDQWSAIKQWQWRALIARLATTVPAGVIPVAAVFLAVFYVHIGMGTTIVKDRTYKASPEYLAQIRAGNTWSPSTFMLGMKDNLKYMSEYADGVPRLDVCKPDENGSYAMGWPLSKKTISYRWDKNTVDGKVVVKYKYLIGNPIVWFSVLGGIILSAGLIIGRYVYNNPIKDEKLFYWICAFTALYISYMVAILQIERVMYLYHYLVPLLFGAVNLALVFNYIYRDEVLANNKHTIINASLFALLVIAVFAFFSPFTYGFGLTEDQFEMRNWFSFWKLQVVR; encoded by the coding sequence ATGAAACTTTTCCTGAAGACCTACGCACGTTTTATTTACCCGGCGGTGATCCTCATCATTTCGCTGGGTATTTATTTCCCTTTTTACGGTAGCCCCCAAGCTATGTTTTGGGATGAAAACTACCATGTCGCCTCTGCGCAAAAACATATTGATGGCGTGATGTACATGGAACCTCACCCTCCCCTTGGCAAAATGCTGATGGCAGTGGGTGAGGTGATGTTTGGTGGCAACGGCGAGATCGACAAGCAAAAGTTGCTGGAGACAGACTATCTGACCGGTGACAATGCACCACCGGCCATGACCTACAAAGGCTTTCGCTGGCCCTCGGTCATTATGATGGCGTTTGGTGTGTTATTTTTTTACGGCATTATTAATGCGATTACCCAACGCGCATGGTTGGCCGCTGCGTTTACCAGTCTGGTGATTTTTGATAACGCCCTGGTAATTCACTCGCGCGCCGCCATGCTCGAAGGTATCCAACTCTTTTTTATTCTTGGCGCCCTCTATTATTTTGTGCGCGTCGCTACTGATTTTATCCATCACCACAAGGCTATTTTATTAAAACACTACGCCCTGCTCGGAGTGTGGATCGGCCTTGCCATTGCGGTAAAAGTAAATGCCTTTATTTTGCTACTGCTGTTTGTGATGCTGTTTGGTGTGGATCAATGGAGTGCAATTAAACAATGGCAATGGCGCGCCTTAATCGCCCGCCTTGCGACTACCGTACCCGCCGGGGTTATTCCGGTAGCAGCCGTATTTTTGGCGGTGTTTTATGTACATATCGGCATGGGCACCACCATTGTGAAAGACCGCACTTACAAAGCCTCGCCCGAATACCTCGCCCAAATTCGCGCGGGTAACACCTGGTCACCCAGCACCTTTATGCTGGGCATGAAAGACAACCTGAAATATATGTCGGAATATGCCGATGGCGTACCGCGCCTGGATGTGTGCAAACCCGATGAAAACGGCAGCTATGCCATGGGCTGGCCACTGAGCAAAAAAACCATTAGCTATCGCTGGGACAAAAACACCGTGGACGGCAAAGTCGTGGTGAAATACAAATACCTGATTGGCAACCCAATTGTGTGGTTCTCGGTATTGGGCGGCATTATTTTATCGGCAGGCTTAATCATTGGCCGCTATGTTTACAACAATCCCATTAAAGATGAAAAACTGTTTTATTGGATTTGCGCTTTCACTGCACTCTACATCAGCTACATGGTAGCGATCCTGCAAATCGAACGGGTGATGTACTTATATCACTACCTGGTGCCGCTGCTATTTGGCGCCGTCAATTTGGCACTGGTATTTAATTACATCTACCGCGATGAAGTGCTCGCCAACAACAAACACACCATTATCAATGCCAGTTTATTCGCACTGCTGGTCATCGCCGTGTTCGCATTTTTCTCGCCCTTCACCTATGGCTTCGGCTTGACCGAAGATCAATTTGAAATGCGCAACTGGTTCAGCTTCTGGAAATTGCAGGTGGTGAGATAA
- a CDS encoding serine protease: MAIQSFINKATLLNKNSIFTALIIVVAILILVRIAPVTVDPVVKLVISKNRVSIGNIYQPRDIEFTREVMVDRLNLLEKSRFSHPKLGNIATYSDDFFVDVNHTITIKQADTYRFLMGSDDGFSLRIDGKLICEHLSDRPYSVQVCMTHLSEGQHQVSMSYFQGFGNSGFTVQYARGDEKPNWFGDDSKSVKF; encoded by the coding sequence ATGGCTATTCAATCCTTTATCAACAAAGCAACACTGCTGAATAAAAATTCTATTTTCACTGCCCTGATCATAGTGGTTGCGATTTTAATTCTGGTGCGCATTGCACCCGTAACCGTGGACCCAGTGGTGAAGCTGGTCATCAGCAAAAACCGCGTGAGCATTGGCAATATTTATCAACCACGGGATATAGAATTTACCCGCGAAGTCATGGTTGACCGCTTGAACCTACTTGAAAAAAGCCGGTTCAGTCACCCCAAGCTCGGCAACATCGCCACTTATAGCGATGATTTTTTCGTAGACGTAAACCACACCATCACCATTAAACAAGCAGACACCTATCGCTTTTTGATGGGCAGTGATGACGGTTTCTCCCTGCGCATCGACGGCAAATTAATTTGCGAACATCTGAGCGACCGCCCGTACAGCGTACAGGTCTGTATGACGCACTTAAGTGAAGGCCAACATCAAGTCTCCATGAGCTACTTCCAAGGCTTCGGCAACTCCGGCTTCACCGTGCAATACGCCCGCGGCGATGAAAAACCCAACTGGTTCGGCGACGACTCCAAGAGCGTGAAGTTTTAA
- a CDS encoding DUF5677 domain-containing protein, which yields MVKIKVNDPCPCGSGRKYKKCCKYKDVIWEQDDTGDYYQVIPIKGKLEELVEQLDDEIYKHFERERLPDDPLMPHTLMFSDKDHERKMIEIMEKVGTNPAFIYAYKRTGILLTDGMVEKATGSLVDEWDNAVAEYYAFGGDPERESEDRQFESKLSLLIDDIDSLIYLFGICIKKYFNEDFSDDSAPDGAEILSPVAYMGLNLAKSQRTLRSIKYLIVEDYNEDALKLVRGIYENYLHIILVKNKPDSVVSLVDAKYGIRDGTFKYLEKNGKEDRRKVVRCSTGDIYPSNISGYKMAESSNRDFDIDFYDLFYQRVSDVVHPSVFNIRDYVRDDKLSPLDSDWKEEAVIYSVFVGCLISFEIMDIKHLPASLQGDCAAVARRLLAHLIETLEFLRMWSDRIGIEHPELKLVCKRSNEILSNIGVKS from the coding sequence ATGGTAAAAATTAAAGTAAATGACCCATGCCCATGTGGTAGTGGTAGAAAATACAAGAAATGCTGTAAATATAAAGATGTTATCTGGGAGCAAGATGATACCGGTGATTATTACCAAGTAATTCCAATAAAAGGAAAACTTGAAGAATTGGTCGAGCAATTGGATGATGAAATATATAAGCATTTTGAACGCGAGCGGCTACCAGACGACCCGTTAATGCCTCATACGTTAATGTTTAGTGATAAGGATCACGAAAGAAAAATGATTGAGATAATGGAGAAAGTAGGCACTAATCCTGCTTTTATTTATGCGTACAAGCGGACTGGCATTCTTCTTACTGATGGAATGGTAGAGAAGGCCACTGGCTCTCTTGTCGACGAATGGGATAACGCCGTCGCTGAGTACTATGCTTTTGGTGGCGACCCAGAGAGAGAAAGTGAAGATAGGCAGTTCGAATCAAAGCTGAGCCTTCTTATTGATGACATTGATTCGCTCATATATTTATTCGGTATCTGCATCAAAAAGTATTTCAACGAGGACTTCTCTGATGACTCCGCGCCGGATGGTGCAGAAATATTGTCCCCAGTAGCGTATATGGGATTAAATCTCGCAAAGTCTCAGAGAACACTTAGATCGATCAAGTATCTGATTGTTGAAGACTATAACGAAGATGCACTTAAACTTGTTCGTGGCATATATGAAAATTATCTTCATATTATTCTCGTCAAAAACAAACCAGATAGTGTTGTTTCTCTTGTAGATGCAAAGTACGGTATTCGAGATGGAACTTTTAAGTATCTAGAAAAAAATGGTAAAGAAGATAGGCGTAAAGTGGTTCGCTGTTCCACTGGAGATATTTATCCGTCGAATATTTCAGGATATAAAATGGCGGAGTCAAGTAATCGAGATTTTGATATAGATTTCTACGACCTCTTTTATCAAAGAGTATCTGATGTTGTTCATCCAAGTGTTTTTAATATTAGGGATTATGTTCGAGACGATAAACTTAGTCCACTGGATTCTGACTGGAAAGAGGAGGCAGTAATATACTCCGTCTTTGTTGGGTGTTTGATTAGCTTTGAAATTATGGATATTAAGCATCTTCCCGCTTCGTTGCAAGGAGACTGTGCGGCAGTAGCTCGAAGGTTGCTAGCTCATCTAATTGAAACGCTCGAATTTTTAAGGATGTGGAGCGATAGAATCGGAATTGAGCATCCAGAGTTAAAATTAGTTTGCAAGCGATCTAATGAAATCCTTTCAAATATAGGTGTAAAGAGTTAA
- a CDS encoding IS110 family transposase — MNTTTAAHIDRSERNIGIDIGKNTLDVCIFELDVYLQYPNTTEGIRELIKKLSRYNLTRILVEATGGYERGLVEACAVVQPTQVRQFGKAQGVFVKTDKIDSRLIAQFGAILKPEPRPLNSKKVRHIRDLLSRKRQLNEMRTQELNRQHKAPAILAATHKRLLKVLDKEIESVNKLLAKAVSEVTEWQRTYEILSSVPGVGDGVTFTLLGELPELGQLSPRKIAALCGLAPYNRDSGIMKGRRRIKGGRAPIRTVLYMAMLSAIQCNPIMKKFYKKLVQQGKHKKVALTACMRKMVTILNAMVRDNCEWQAK, encoded by the coding sequence ATGAATACAACTACCGCCGCACACATTGATCGCAGTGAAAGAAATATAGGAATCGATATTGGAAAAAACACACTGGATGTTTGCATTTTCGAGCTCGATGTCTATTTGCAGTACCCCAATACCACAGAAGGGATTCGTGAATTAATCAAAAAGCTATCGCGTTACAACCTCACGCGCATTCTGGTTGAGGCAACCGGTGGTTACGAAAGAGGTTTGGTGGAAGCCTGCGCCGTTGTCCAGCCGACCCAGGTTCGTCAGTTTGGTAAAGCACAAGGTGTTTTTGTCAAAACCGATAAAATTGACTCGCGACTTATTGCACAATTTGGTGCGATTTTGAAACCGGAGCCAAGGCCTCTTAATAGCAAAAAAGTTCGCCATATCAGGGATTTACTCTCACGCAAGCGTCAGCTGAATGAAATGCGGACACAGGAATTAAATCGTCAGCACAAAGCACCGGCAATTCTTGCAGCAACTCACAAACGTTTACTGAAAGTGCTCGATAAAGAAATCGAGAGCGTCAACAAACTTCTCGCCAAAGCGGTTAGCGAAGTAACTGAATGGCAGCGCACTTATGAGATTCTGAGCTCAGTGCCGGGTGTAGGCGATGGTGTAACGTTTACGCTATTAGGAGAGTTACCTGAATTAGGCCAGCTATCGCCACGCAAAATAGCAGCGCTTTGTGGGCTTGCGCCATACAATCGCGACAGTGGCATCATGAAAGGCCGACGCCGAATCAAAGGCGGTCGTGCACCGATCCGCACGGTGTTATACATGGCGATGCTGAGTGCGATTCAGTGCAATCCGATTATGAAGAAATTCTACAAAAAGCTCGTCCAGCAGGGTAAGCACAAGAAAGTTGCGCTTACGGCCTGCATGCGAAAAATGGTGACGATTTTAAATGCCATGGTGCGAGATAATTGCGAGTGGCAGGCTAAGTAA
- a CDS encoding transposase, translating into MGELLELGQLSPCKITALCWLAPYNRDSGIMKGRRRIKGGRAPIHTALYMAILSAIQCNPVMKKFYKKFVKQGKHKKLHLRPACEK; encoded by the coding sequence TTGGGAGAGTTACTTGAGCTGGGTCAGCTATCGCCATGCAAAATAACAGCGCTTTGTTGGCTTGCGCCATACAATCGTGACAGTGGCATTATGAAAGGTCGACGCCGAATCAAAGGCGGCCGTGCACCAATTCACACGGCGCTGTATATGGCGATACTGAGCGCGATTCAATGCAATCCTGTGATGAAAAAATTTTACAAGAAGTTCGTCAAGCAGGGTAAGCACAAAAAGTTGCACTTACGGCCTGCATGCGAAAAATGA
- a CDS encoding S41 family peptidase, translating into MRFTKHAVLSRYIAAIAWFSLTLLIGCSDDDHKKPSRSSSSASVSSSSSSSAANSSSSSSVAASPYAGEWYAPAYGYVLSVSTQADEFRVKTYSVTEDYCLLQNVTPNLPQEKFEQSYSYSKLAKETLRKVNGQYAPGVEYEKIAQLPSTCTEDLQTLKTDSGYAFNAERDFEIFWHTFNELYINFELRGVDWDEAYEEAVNSLGDIHTEEELFEFLSELIAPLGDGHAILIHAPLSQNLDESITKALEDEDTPNFSTNTQLRLYEKLLNEYVASLGSDDELTEEQAAEAENYIASNVDNIMETIFGYADENVDIKVKAAGEITWFTTSENIGYLFIGSMSDYTEGKSTVISDVAVDVAIAEETINEALKDLEDTDGLIVDVRFNGGGQDQVSLSFVRHFMSQPQVVYSKFAGRDDLATPVKEVVLDPPVDNLYLKPTAVLVSGDTGSAAELFTIAMSSLPQVTIIGEPTAGAFSDVLVKRLTSDIIFGISNETYLDTKGNNYEGVGIAADISVAFGTPQERKGGYDNGLDTAIDWIKAYH; encoded by the coding sequence ATGCGTTTTACAAAACATGCGGTTTTATCAAGATATATCGCGGCTATTGCCTGGTTTAGCCTGACATTATTAATTGGTTGTTCAGATGACGACCACAAGAAACCTTCCCGCTCATCTTCTTCAGCTTCCGTATCTAGCAGCTCTTCCAGCTCAGCGGCAAACAGTTCCTCCTCCAGTTCTGTGGCGGCGTCACCCTATGCGGGTGAATGGTATGCGCCTGCTTATGGTTATGTGTTATCGGTAAGCACCCAGGCGGATGAGTTTAGGGTTAAAACATATAGCGTGACAGAAGATTATTGTTTATTGCAGAACGTGACGCCTAACTTACCGCAAGAAAAGTTTGAACAAAGCTATTCCTATTCAAAACTGGCGAAGGAAACACTGCGCAAGGTGAATGGGCAATATGCCCCTGGTGTTGAATACGAAAAAATCGCGCAACTGCCATCCACCTGTACGGAAGACCTGCAAACCTTAAAGACAGATTCCGGTTATGCCTTTAATGCCGAAAGAGACTTTGAAATATTTTGGCACACATTTAATGAGCTCTACATTAACTTCGAATTAAGAGGCGTAGATTGGGATGAAGCCTATGAAGAAGCCGTTAATTCCCTGGGCGACATTCATACGGAGGAAGAGCTGTTTGAATTTTTAAGTGAGCTGATTGCCCCGCTAGGTGATGGTCATGCGATTTTGATCCACGCACCACTCAGCCAAAATCTGGATGAAAGTATAACTAAAGCGTTGGAAGATGAAGACACACCCAACTTCAGCACAAACACACAATTACGGTTGTATGAAAAATTATTGAATGAGTATGTAGCGTCACTTGGGTCTGATGATGAGTTAACCGAGGAGCAAGCCGCAGAGGCGGAAAACTATATAGCGTCCAACGTTGATAATATTATGGAAACTATTTTTGGTTATGCCGATGAAAATGTTGATATTAAGGTGAAGGCAGCAGGCGAAATCACCTGGTTTACAACAAGTGAAAATATTGGGTATTTGTTTATAGGCTCAATGTCTGACTATACCGAGGGAAAATCAACCGTTATTTCTGACGTTGCTGTTGATGTTGCCATAGCAGAGGAAACTATTAACGAGGCACTGAAAGACCTTGAAGATACGGATGGCCTGATCGTTGATGTTCGTTTTAATGGCGGCGGCCAGGATCAGGTATCGCTCAGTTTTGTGCGTCACTTTATGAGTCAGCCGCAAGTGGTGTATTCAAAATTTGCAGGCCGTGACGACTTGGCGACGCCAGTGAAAGAAGTCGTACTAGACCCGCCAGTGGATAACCTGTATCTAAAACCCACAGCCGTATTAGTGAGTGGCGATACAGGAAGCGCCGCCGAGTTATTTACCATTGCGATGTCTTCTTTACCGCAAGTCACTATTATCGGTGAGCCAACCGCGGGGGCATTTTCCGATGTACTGGTTAAACGCCTGACTAGCGATATTATTTTCGGGATAAGCAATGAAACTTACCTGGATACCAAAGGAAATAATTATGAGGGAGTAGGTATAGCGGCCGATATTTCAGTAGCGTTTGGCACCCCGCAAGAGCGTAAGGGCGGATATGACAATGGATTGGATACAGCGATAGATTGGATTAAGGCTTATCACTAA
- the secD gene encoding protein translocase subunit SecD codes for MKTLFSRAIVYGLIILFGLLSALPNLLPDSALAKLPDWYAKNQLTLGLDLRGGSHLLLEVDTSELVRNKNPALHEQIVRDAVEQSLQVVRRRLDETGMVEPMITRQGRDSILVQLPGVSDPQHIRDLLGTTARMTFHWAANNQSPLHTKVITVNGEAGERYQLEERVAMEGKHISDARLAFNHDTGEPVVNFKLDNEGARRFGDMTKRNVGRVLAIVLDDKVVTAPVIRSAIQGGSGEISGSFTSASANDLALLLRAGALPAPLKVIEERTVGPDLGSDAISMGISTGIVGALLVLAFMVGIYGRWGFIACIGLAINIGLSFGVLSLLGATLTLPGIAGFILSIGMAVDANILINERIREETRRGQPAMAALSGGFQRAYSTILDSNVTSLIAISLLFLFGSGPVRGFAVTMAVGLIISMFTAISFTRLVMEWRVRKLGKQSLIISGIKWLDSISENTIPFLRARFFGLMASAVLSLASVFLFFSPGLDYGIDFSGGTVIEVQAPDTNVAALRKGLADEGKGQVAIQEFGNDGHYLLRLPMPSAEDIANGTSVQAVKSAVTAIAPDAAFPRVEMVGPRVSGDFGDATILAIILAGLGMLGYLWVRFESHFALAATLTLALDLTKTIGFFALAGVEFNLTAVAALLALIGYSVNDKVVVFDRIRENLRLTPDKPLVQLLNESITSTLTRTIFTSITTFLAILPMAIAGGSAVSSFSLPMLFGIVIGTSSSILIATPIVMLLGERRVRKGKSQLHVSADPKQREIDLLP; via the coding sequence ATGAAAACCCTTTTTTCGCGGGCCATTGTGTATGGTCTGATTATCCTATTCGGGCTGCTCAGTGCGCTGCCCAACCTGTTACCCGATTCCGCTCTGGCAAAACTGCCGGATTGGTATGCCAAAAATCAATTAACCCTCGGGCTTGATCTACGCGGTGGATCGCATCTGTTGCTGGAAGTCGATACCAGCGAATTGGTTCGCAATAAAAATCCGGCGCTGCACGAACAAATCGTGCGCGATGCTGTAGAGCAAAGTTTGCAAGTGGTGCGCCGTCGCCTGGATGAAACCGGCATGGTGGAACCCATGATCACCCGTCAGGGGCGCGACAGTATTCTGGTGCAGCTTCCCGGCGTGAGTGACCCCCAGCATATTCGCGATCTGTTAGGTACTACGGCGCGCATGACGTTTCACTGGGCGGCCAATAATCAATCGCCATTGCACACCAAGGTTATTACCGTCAATGGTGAAGCGGGTGAGCGCTATCAACTGGAAGAGCGTGTTGCCATGGAGGGAAAACACATCAGTGATGCGCGGCTTGCGTTTAATCACGATACCGGCGAACCCGTGGTCAATTTCAAATTGGATAACGAAGGCGCACGCCGTTTTGGCGATATGACCAAACGCAATGTCGGGCGCGTATTGGCAATTGTGTTGGATGATAAAGTCGTCACCGCGCCAGTCATTCGCAGTGCGATTCAAGGTGGCAGCGGCGAAATCAGCGGTTCTTTTACCAGCGCATCGGCAAATGATTTGGCGTTGTTATTGCGTGCCGGCGCATTGCCTGCTCCTTTAAAAGTAATTGAAGAGCGCACTGTCGGGCCGGATTTAGGTAGCGATGCAATTTCTATGGGGATTAGCACCGGTATTGTGGGCGCGCTGTTAGTGCTCGCGTTTATGGTGGGCATTTATGGTCGCTGGGGTTTTATTGCTTGTATTGGCCTTGCGATAAATATCGGTTTGAGTTTTGGTGTGTTGAGTTTGCTTGGTGCAACACTCACGCTTCCAGGTATTGCCGGTTTTATTTTAAGTATTGGCATGGCGGTGGATGCGAATATTTTAATTAATGAACGCATCCGCGAAGAAACGCGGCGCGGGCAACCGGCCATGGCCGCCCTCAGTGGTGGCTTCCAGCGCGCTTACAGCACTATTCTGGATTCCAATGTCACTTCGCTGATTGCCATCAGTTTATTATTTTTATTTGGCAGTGGCCCGGTACGCGGTTTTGCCGTGACTATGGCTGTTGGCTTAATTATTTCCATGTTCACGGCCATTTCATTTACACGTTTGGTGATGGAATGGCGTGTGCGTAAATTGGGTAAACAATCGTTAATTATTTCCGGCATCAAATGGTTAGATAGCATCAGTGAAAATACCATTCCCTTTTTACGCGCGCGTTTTTTCGGGTTGATGGCTTCGGCCGTATTGTCACTTGCCTCTGTGTTTTTATTTTTTAGCCCGGGGCTGGATTACGGCATCGATTTCAGTGGTGGCACCGTCATTGAAGTACAAGCGCCAGACACCAATGTCGCCGCCTTGCGCAAAGGCTTGGCAGATGAAGGTAAGGGACAAGTAGCCATTCAGGAATTCGGGAACGATGGTCACTACCTGCTGCGCCTGCCCATGCCATCTGCGGAAGATATTGCTAATGGCACCAGCGTGCAAGCCGTTAAATCTGCTGTTACCGCCATCGCACCGGACGCTGCATTTCCGCGTGTAGAAATGGTTGGCCCTCGTGTTAGCGGTGATTTTGGTGATGCGACAATCCTCGCGATTATTCTGGCAGGCTTGGGCATGCTCGGTTATTTGTGGGTAAGGTTTGAATCCCACTTTGCACTGGCTGCGACACTCACTCTCGCGCTGGATCTCACCAAGACCATCGGCTTTTTTGCCTTGGCTGGAGTGGAGTTTAACCTCACTGCGGTGGCGGCATTGCTCGCGTTAATTGGTTATTCGGTAAATGACAAAGTCGTTGTATTTGATCGCATTCGTGAAAACCTGCGTCTCACGCCAGATAAGCCCTTGGTACAATTACTCAACGAGAGTATTACCTCAACGCTCACGCGCACCATTTTCACCTCGATCACTACCTTTCTGGCGATTTTGCCTATGGCGATTGCCGGTGGCAGTGCGGTGTCCAGTTTTTCTCTGCCTATGTTATTCGGCATAGTTATCGGCACCAGTTCATCTATTTTAATTGCGACGCCTATTGTGATGCTGTTAGGTGAGCGAAGAGTGCGCAAAGGAAAATCACAGCTGCATGTGAGTGCAGACCCCAAGCAACGGGAAATTGATTTATTGCCGTAA
- the bamE gene encoding outer membrane protein assembly factor BamE — protein MKKSLVVMGLVGLLTANAQAADLFGSLKKASETVDKAQAKVAETQAKVEETSAAASNVSTTPEQSALALVKTKLGDNATKAQVQTALGAPVATSGKADAEVWLYDASSVNATAAQAAQVAAALGVNNAGATKQVAVHFAGDKVVNVVLADVAAQ, from the coding sequence GTGAAAAAATCATTGGTTGTTATGGGTTTGGTTGGTCTTTTAACGGCAAATGCACAAGCGGCAGACCTGTTTGGTTCGCTCAAAAAGGCCTCTGAAACAGTAGACAAGGCACAGGCTAAAGTGGCGGAGACTCAAGCCAAAGTAGAAGAGACCAGCGCGGCAGCCAGCAACGTTTCAACTACCCCCGAGCAGTCAGCACTGGCCCTGGTAAAAACCAAACTGGGCGATAATGCGACCAAAGCGCAGGTGCAAACCGCACTGGGTGCTCCTGTTGCCACCAGCGGTAAAGCTGACGCCGAAGTATGGCTTTACGATGCAAGCTCGGTAAATGCAACCGCCGCCCAAGCGGCACAAGTTGCTGCAGCATTGGGCGTAAATAACGCCGGTGCAACCAAACAAGTTGCCGTACATTTTGCCGGTGACAAAGTAGTTAACGTGGTATTGGCAGACGTAGCGGCGCAGTAA
- a CDS encoding type II toxin-antitoxin system RelE/ParE family toxin, which produces MDLARIYWHGVVKFGELQAEGYYQLLIEQFEKISDAPLAFQAIDNIREGYRRSVCGADSIYYRISSQDGAVEIMRILGRQDLSENL; this is translated from the coding sequence ATGGATCTCGCAAGGATCTACTGGCATGGAGTCGTCAAGTTTGGTGAACTGCAGGCGGAAGGTTATTACCAGTTGCTGATTGAGCAGTTCGAAAAAATCAGTGACGCCCCCTTGGCTTTTCAAGCGATAGACAATATCCGCGAGGGATACAGACGCAGTGTTTGCGGTGCAGACAGTATCTATTATCGGATCAGTAGCCAGGATGGTGCGGTAGAAATTATGCGTATTTTGGGGCGACAGGATTTGTCGGAAAACCTTTAG
- a CDS encoding type II toxin-antitoxin system ParD family antitoxin produces MMAMVKKSITVTDQQDSWIKAQIELGHYGNESEVVRELIRERQLREQELQLIRAQLIKAEQGGFSSLSPDALLQEIKQGLGRDAVSNKP; encoded by the coding sequence ATGATGGCGATGGTTAAGAAAAGTATCACGGTAACGGATCAGCAAGATAGCTGGATCAAAGCCCAGATTGAGCTGGGGCATTATGGCAATGAGAGTGAGGTTGTCAGGGAGTTAATTCGGGAGCGGCAGTTGCGCGAGCAGGAGCTACAGCTGATTCGTGCCCAGTTGATCAAAGCGGAGCAGGGTGGTTTTAGCTCACTGAGCCCAGACGCTCTATTGCAGGAAATTAAACAGGGATTGGGGCGAGATGCGGTATCGAATAAGCCATGA